In Rhinoraja longicauda isolate Sanriku21f chromosome 6, sRhiLon1.1, whole genome shotgun sequence, the following proteins share a genomic window:
- the LOC144594954 gene encoding G-protein coupled receptor family C group 5 member C-like, whose product MPNTSWRNSTSYLAWAAYTPTAAVLPSARYARVGRRWPPRGVGCWRWPCCPCRRQWRPPPDGCGAELDSLYFNLCDLSSVWGIVLQALASAGILSCFVLVLVLLASIPFVQDGKKKSALAVQLLFIFGTFGLFCLVFDFIVSEDFATCASRRFLFGVLFAICFSCLLAHSLRLNFLVRRNSGPKAGYILLLALALSLVEVIINTEWLILTVVRNNGTHSTPPGDPCNVAEMDFVMALIYIMFLIVVSLVSALASLCGHFKHWKKHGVFILLTICFSIAIWIAWIAMYVYGNGRVGNGRWNDPTLSIALVSNAWVFVFLYTIPEICHLTKASMEQNYVEEVYPTRGVGYETILKEQQAHHMYIENKAFSMDEPNAANKPKSPYSGYAGYNGQLRNSVYQPTEMALMNKSCTLENPYDHYIPRVTINQSAFSSNASTLRAEDAFTAESRRSAQPEGGSGQPL is encoded by the exons GCAGCAGTGTTGCCCTCTGCTCGATACGCCCGCGTTGGAAGAAGATGGCCGCCCCGTGGCGTTGGCTGCTGGCGGTGGCCCTGTTGCCCGTGCCGGCGGCAGTGGCGGCCCCCCCCGGACGGGTGCGGGGCCGAGCTGGACTCGCTCTACTTCAACCTGTGTGACCTGTCCAGCGTGTGGGGCATCGTCCTGCAGGCTCTGGCCAGCGCGGGCATCCTCAGCTGCTTCGTGCTGGTGCTGGTCCTGCTCGCCAGCATCCCCTTCGTCCAGGACGGCAAGAAGAAGAGTGCCCTGGCCGTCCAGCTCCTCTTCATCTTTGGCACCTTCGGCCTCTTCTGCCTGGTTTTCGATTTCATCGTCAGCGAGGACTTTGCCACCTGCGCCTCGCGGCGTTTCCTCTTTGGCGTGCTCTTCGCCATCTGCTTCTCCTGCCTGTTGGCCCACTCCCTCCGCCTCAACTTCCTGGTGCGCAGAAACAGCGGCCCCAAAGCCGGCTACATCCTCCTCTTGGCTCTTGCCCTCTCCCTGGTGGAAGTGATCATCAATACTGAGTGGCTCATCCTCACCGTGGTACGAAACAACGGCACCCATTCCACGCCACCGGGAGATCCCTGCAACGTGGCCGAGATGGACTTCGTCATGGCTTTGATTTACATCATGTTCCTCATAGTGGTCTCGCTGGTCTCTGCGCTGGCGTCGCTGTGCGGCCATTTTAAGCACTGGAAGAAACATGGCGTGTTTATCCTGCTCACCATCTGCTTCTCCATTGCCATTTGGATAGCCTGGATTGCAATGTACGTTTACGGGAATGGCAGGGTGGGGAACGGACGCTGGAACGACCCGACTCTCTCCATCGCCCTGGTTTCCAACGCCTGGGTCTTTGTCTTCCTTTACACCATCCCCGAGATCTGCCACCTGACCAAGGCCAGCATGGAGCAGAACTACGTAGAGGAGGTCTACCCGACCAGAGGAGTGGGCTACGAGACCATCTTAAAAGAGCAGCAAGCTCACCACATGTACATCGAGAATAAAGCCTTCTCCATGGACGAGCCCAACGCAG CGAACAAGCCCAAGTCTCCGTATAGTGGCTATGCCGGGTACAATGGGCAGCTCCGCAACAGTGTTTACCAACCCACTGAGATGGCGCTGATGAACAAATCCTGT ACGTTGGAAAATCCCTACGACCACTACATCCCGCGGGTCACCATCAACCAGTCCGCGTTCTCCAGCAACGCTTCCACGCTCCGCGCCGAAGACGCGTTTACAGCCGAGAGCCGGCGGTCGGCCCAGCCAGAGGGCGGCAGTGGGCAGCCATTGTAA